In the genome of Falco naumanni isolate bFalNau1 chromosome 5, bFalNau1.pat, whole genome shotgun sequence, the window CTGAAGCTGTGAATGAAAGTTCATGCATAGGTCAGACTGTAGTTCTTGAGTACTGTACCATGCCAGAGAACCTAGTGTTGTCCAAAACATTGACCTTGCTATAGAAAAACCAGCTAAGAGCGAGTAATCAGGCTTAGGAAAGCACACCCTCTAACAAGAAGTGCTGTATGTGCTGAAATTCTCTTACtcttagtattttaaaatttttacgGCAGGATGGATCATACCATGAAGACGTGGGGTATGGTGTCAGTGAAGGCCTAAAGTCTAAGGCCTTGTCcctggaaaaggcaagaaaggaagCAGTAACTGATGGACTGAAGCGGGCACTCAAGTAAGTGATGATCAGTACttgtatgttttcagaagttaaGTGAGAATTAAGTGTTATTTTCAGTCACAGtgagctgttttgtttctcaggtGCTTTGGGAATGCTCTTGGGAACTGCATCCTAGACAAAGACTACCTACGAGCTGTGAATAAGCTTCCACGTCAGGTGCAGTACATGGGCTGTTAGAGCAGGGACTGCAAGACATCCACTGCTCCTAGTCCTTCATATTAAAAAGATTACAAATAATTATATCAATGCATCTCATCCCTGAATGTTTCCAACTATGAGACCAATAGCCTTTGCCCGATAGTTTGTGTGAACTGTTTGTTACAGTATTCTCCCTGACATTTTACTACAGCTACTCTAAACTTTTTTGCAGTAGGCAAGATCACTATGGTGAAGAAACAGTATCCTGCTCAAGACCTCATGTGACATTTATGGCCAGTTTATCTAAGCCTCTCTGTCAGTACCAGTAACACAACACATACATCTGTGTTCGTAGCAGGTGAACTGTTACCACGGGAAACGCTAAACTCTTTAAAGTAGGTTGTTCTAGGTGCCATTTTCTCTATGTGCTGCAGTTCTTAAGACTTTAAGCTTTGTCAGCGACTTAGTTCATCACTGTCATCTAGCCACTTCTGCTTTAAATGTGTATGTATCAGCAATAATACCAGTGTCGAGTTACATATTCATCTCACAGGTGAAACAGAGGTCCTTGGGAGAACAGTTGTCGAGGTTGCATGCGTGTTTCTTTACTGTGTGCTTTTGCTCTGTATACGGCAAAGGCCAGAACCACCTCTCTCAGTTTTTTCTCGTTGTCACTGGCAGCACAATCCAGTTTACTAGTTCTAATGAAAATCAAATGTACTTGTCGTATTCTTCTCATTACTGGACTTTTtcaggaataataataaaaaaaagaataggaaaTAACTGCATACAGGTACATAATTTCCGATTGCTGTAATAGGTCAGAAAACCGGAGACTGTGGGCAGAACAGAAGAGTAGGCAGACAGTGTATCTATTATCTGTGTAACCTACCCTAAAGCAGGTACAGCTCTCTGCATTCCCACAAAATGGGGACTATTTCATTTGGTCCTGAAGTCTCTCAGGCTGTCAGCATATAATGTCAGCCAGTTGGGAAGCAGGAAAAAGGAGCTCTGGCAGACTTCCTCCTTCAAATCAAGTTTTCCGTATGCGTAACCCAGGATATCCTAGAAACAATACCAGGTGGGTCACATACCAAAGCTGTTTGTTGGAGTTGGAACTTTACTTAATTTTTGGTGAAATCCATACAGTAGCAATGTCAATATATGCATTGATAGTTGCTTCATCCTTTTGTTAACTGGTATTCAAACTCTACCAGGTGCTAATGCACATCACAGCTAGACTGGAAATACACTCAACGTGGTCCTTGTAACAAAATTTTACAGCGTGCCAGTATTTCACCCCTCATTGTTCTTGTTAGAATAATAGACAAGTTATTCTGTACCAGTGCTTTTCTACTGAGGTCTCAAGCAAAGGTAATTTCTAAAGCTGGTTTCAACTTCTAAGTTAACCAGATTGGATCCTTCACAAAAAACCACTGCAAACTACTTCATGCATCTGCGATAGAAAGGGTGAACCAAGCTATTGACCCACAACAACTTTTAGCGGTTGCCATTCGCTTCAAAGTCTTACCACAGAACAGCGAACAGTTTACACTATCTTGTTTTGCGACGTGTGGAGTGTGCAAATGGCCCTGCAGATGTCCTCTGCTTGACTTAAAAAATGTGTTGGTACCTGAGTTTTGCAACTGAATTATTAGAGTGGGATGTACTGGACTTGGCTGCTGGAGTTTGAGGAATAACATTAGGACGATCAACACTCCAATTTATTTGTCTTAAATACCTGAAATGATACTACTGGCAAACCGTCAGTCTTGAATGTAGGAAGAATTAGTGTGTATAACCGGTGTGTACTTGAACACTTATTTTCCTTGATGTAAGTACGGTTCTGACTCTTCGTGAACCATAAGTGGCCCGGTTAcatcttgctttgctttttcaactCCTTACCTCCTTAAAGGTTCAGTTTgcaagggaagagctgcagtTGACTTTGCTGTCTGTGAAACACTAGGTCAGTGAACCCTCTGAGGTAACCAACACCATCGAGAAATGCCTCTTTTGGGGGTCTTTGGTCCAGAGAAAGAGATAAGAAATGGTGACGTACATCTTCATCAGTGACAACCATACTTTAACCGCCTTCTTCCTGAGCTATCGCGGTTTATAAGAATGATGTGATATAACACAGCAGTCTTCATAGCATTAAAGTTGTCCCGGCTGTTGCACTTCAGTAACCGACATCAATCTTGTTAGGTCCTGATGTGTAccagctgggggcagcaggcTTCCAGGTGGTAACCTACCTTgctgactgaagaaaaagtaagCCTTTTACAGCTGTTGATCCGTGGAGTTTCACAGTAGAGTTGCTTTTATCATGCTAGGATTTACCAAGCTCTGCTAGCCAGCCTAGAGCTGAAAGGCAGTTCTGTCTAGCTAACTTAGACTGTAGGAGCAGATCCAAAGCAACATCTTGCCAGGATGGTGCAGATCTCTGCTTTGCCAGGATTATTTTCTATTAGTGGCATTACCACCAATCTGTAAAATCACAGTGCCAAACCATCTCATCTTGAATAAAGAAAGAATGGTGTACCTTCCTCAGGGACCTCATGATTACAGAGCTAAGTAAAGGTTTCTCATGCCCTTTAATACAAGTATGAAAATGGAACTGGCAAAACTAACAGACTCAGCAACAGACTTGTGAGACTGAGATGCTGTAGAATTTTGCATCGATGATCTGCATTTGTTCCCCTTTGCAGAGACCAGAGTCGGGGGAGATATGGGCTATCTGCCATGAAGCAGTGAACTATTAAACTAACAGAAAGTCGCATGAATTTGGTTACTAACTAGCTAAATAACTTcatactgaaaatacatttcatttttctaactTACTAACTCAgagcaaacagatttttcaaCGGTACCATGCAGAAAACCCCTGTGCCTATTTCATTAACTCAGTGAAGGAAATttctaaatatgttttctttttttcctttactagATACCCCCTGAGTTAGATTTGGTCAAAGCTAAAAGACAGGACTCTGAACCCGAAATAGAGAAAGCAAGATACAATAGCTGTTTGGAAAGGCAGAACGCAGGAGGGAGACGGCACTGTGAGATGACATCTGATTGTAAGCCTGGTCAGCCGGAAGCTGCTGTAGTGACAGTAGATCAGAAACAGCCGAATAGTTCTAGGTGAGACTGCTATTACAAATCTATTTTATAAGCTATAGTAGAAGTTACTGtaccttttaaaacacatgGACGACCCAATTTGGAAGATGCCATAGAATGCTATTTAGTGGATTTTCCTTGCTCTTAtttctttatgcatttttttcttcataaagtaTAATTGCTAAAATCCTGTTTAACTTTGTCCTTATTTGCGGGGAGGAGCAGAAATACAGGTGCCTTTGCTTTCGAGTGTGATGCCACTTACCAGCGGAAATTGCgacaaaagcagctgcagcaacagtTCCGGGAACAGATGGAGAAGAAGAATCAGGTTCCCGCAGTTACTCCTAGCAGCAAACAGGGTAAGCCTTGGCattaaaaaatgacagttttagTGATAGCTACAGGCAGGCATGTGTTACCCTCAATATAGGAGCCTGaccaatttaatttcttcttgtaCTCTATTGTCAATATACTGTTGAGGCCAAAGGAAGGAGGATTATTGTGTTTTCCCCCGTGTTCTTGAAGTGGCAGGAGTGCCAGCTCTCAAACTGTGTCATTAAATCTGCAAACTTTCCAACCACCCTAAAGCAGCTGTTCTCAGTACCACGAACATGCTGCACCCGAGCTGAGCCTGCAGCACTTTGCGGAGGTGGTTGCAGGCAAGTAGGCATTGCATTAGCCTCCTGAGACATTGCTCTTCACTTGTGGGGAAGTCTGGACAGCTGTGTGACAAGCAGGAACTGGGGGATGGGGTAAAGTAGTGTGGTTGCTCTTGTCAGCCATCGTCATACAGAATCTTACCATTCTACATACTGCTACCAAAACATAACCAGCTCTAGGAAAAAAGAGGGTAcctggtggcagctgctgcttacCATTTCCGACTCACACTCCATTAAGGTGCAAAAGGgtgcttctgtatttctaatATTCATCTCTTCTTGTGTTACCTCCCTCCAGCAACACCTGATCCTCCTGTAAagcacagcaccccagcagaAGCACAACAGGAGCCAGCAATAGAAGAGTTCTTCGCAGGTCAGCCAAAAACTGATGAGTAATAGAGTGTTAAATCATTAGCATCTAAATCTGTTTTTTGGAGTACAGTGTAAAGGTAAGAGTTCTGAAGAGGCTGCAATAATGGAAGTGTGAGTATGAGTCTGATCTTAACAAGACAAACTTGGCTTGAGTGGCAGGGGAAATTATGTCCGTCACCATGAGGGGTTTCAGTAGAGTTGTTATACCTTTTTCTGAAGCAATATTGtacagaaacagaacatttaGCAGGGGGGACCATGACAGGGAGGTGTCATTTCTTAACATAACTATGGCTGTTTGGGTCACACAAGCAATGTCCAGGCACTGTGATGCACAAGTCCAGAGCACAAGGGGTAGTACCATTTCCCTGCTGATATAAAAGATGCTTTACAGTTTAACTTTTATAGTCATCACCACTCGTAGGAAAAGAGTGAGCTGGTCCTGGAGTTACTGTGATTCCTGTAGTGCAATCCTGTTGTCTTTGGTCGGAACACCTTTTCATTCGTTCTAGACGATCCTGAACTTTGGGACGTTTCCTTGGAGACCGTTGATCTTAAGGTAATGGGTCACAAAATAGCAGACCCATCAGCAGGACAGCGGACACCTGAAACACCACGTGGACATCATGGAATGACTACTCGTAGCAGGACGCCTCACAGAATGAATTACCACAAAGCTTCTGCTAGACTTGCTCAGTTGCAGCCATCTGCTACAACCATGAGCAACAACAGCAGCTGTGCCAACCAGCAGACCTCAGGTACGTTCTGTCTCAAAGCCAAGAGCCATTGTTAGAAGCAGCACTGTTAGATGAGTAAAGTGGAGTGGGAGAAACATTCCTCTTTTCTTGGACCTGGCTGCAGATGCTGTGATAGTGGGCTAGGAGAACTATCTGGTTTTTCTATCCAGCTGTCCTATCAAGGAAGAGCTAGAGAAAGaacttttaaagcagaaaaaaagctttaagaaaCTTCCATTTCTCACTATCTCCCTGTTTGGCAGAGCGCAG includes:
- the RAD52 gene encoding DNA repair protein RAD52 homolog isoform X1, with protein sequence MPESQGKDSESYISSNNSSTSNSVACFGQYQYTASEYQAIQHALRQRLGPEYISSRHAGGGQKVCYIEGHKVISLANEMFGFNGWAHSVTQQNVDFVDLINGRFYVGVCAFVKVQLKDGSYHEDVGYGVSEGLKSKALSLEKARKEAVTDGLKRALKCFGNALGNCILDKDYLRAVNKLPRQIPPELDLVKAKRQDSEPEIEKARYNSCLERQNAGGRRHCEMTSDCKPGQPEAAVVTVDQKQPNSSRSRNTGAFAFECDATYQRKLRQKQLQQQFREQMEKKNQVPAVTPSSKQATPDPPVKHSTPAEAQQEPAIEEFFADDPELWDVSLETVDLKVMGHKIADPSAGQRTPETPRGHHGMTTRSRTPHRMNYHKASARLAQLQPSATTMSNNSSCANQQTSERSPHRSQSLKKRRLQPI
- the RAD52 gene encoding DNA repair protein RAD52 homolog isoform X2 → MPESQGKDSESYISSNNSSTSNSVACFGQYQYTASEYQAIQHALRQRLGPEYISSRHAGGGQKVCYIEGHKVISLANEMFGFNGWAHSVTQQNVDFVDLINGRFYVGVCAFVKVQLKDGSYHEDVGYGVSEGLKSKALSLEKARKEAVTDGLKRALKCFGNALGNCILDKDYLRAVNKLPRQIPPELDLVKAKRQDSEPEIEKARYNSCLERQNAGGRRHCEMTSDCKPGQPEAAVVTVDQKQPNSSRNTGAFAFECDATYQRKLRQKQLQQQFREQMEKKNQVPAVTPSSKQATPDPPVKHSTPAEAQQEPAIEEFFADDPELWDVSLETVDLKVMGHKIADPSAGQRTPETPRGHHGMTTRSRTPHRMNYHKASARLAQLQPSATTMSNNSSCANQQTSERSPHRSQSLKKRRLQPI